From Erwinia sp. HDF1-3R, one genomic window encodes:
- a CDS encoding SpoVR family protein, with the protein MTTIFDDPIKDSKRLSDGPDWTFDLLDDYLAEIDRVAKLYRLETYPHQIEVITSEQMMDAYSSVGMPINYAHWSFGKKFIETEQRYKHGQQGLAYEIVINSNPCIAYLMEENTITMQALVIAHACYGHNSFFKNNYLFRSWTDASSIVDYLIFARNYISQCEERHGVEEVEKLLDSCHALMNYGVDRYKRPQKISLQEETARQQSREEYLQSQVNMLWRTLPRREREESQQAATRYPSEPQENLLYFMEKNAPLLESWQREVLRIVRKVSQYFYPQKQTQVMNEGWATFWHYTILNHLYDEGKVSERFMLEFLHSHTNVIYQPPYNSQWYNGINPYALGFAMFQDIKRICQEPTEEDRYWFPDIAGSDWLETLHFAMREFKDESFISQFLSPKVMRDFRLFTVMDDDRNNFLEIAAIHDEAGYRAIRQQLSAQYNLSNLEPNIQVYDVNLRGDRSLTLRYVPHSRAPLDKSRREVLKHVHRLWGFDIHLEQQNDDGSTEILDRCPPRTSPL; encoded by the coding sequence ATGACGACTATCTTTGACGATCCGATTAAGGACAGCAAACGACTCAGTGATGGACCCGACTGGACTTTTGACCTGCTGGATGACTATCTGGCAGAGATTGACCGCGTAGCCAAACTCTATCGGCTCGAAACCTATCCACATCAAATTGAAGTGATCACCTCTGAGCAGATGATGGATGCCTATTCCAGCGTCGGCATGCCCATAAATTATGCTCACTGGTCATTCGGTAAAAAGTTTATTGAAACCGAACAGCGCTATAAACACGGCCAGCAGGGCCTGGCGTATGAAATTGTTATCAATTCGAATCCCTGTATTGCCTATCTGATGGAGGAGAATACCATCACCATGCAGGCGCTGGTCATTGCCCATGCCTGCTACGGACACAACTCCTTCTTCAAAAATAACTACCTTTTCCGCAGCTGGACCGACGCCAGCTCCATTGTTGACTACCTGATTTTTGCCCGAAACTATATCAGCCAGTGTGAAGAGCGCCACGGCGTGGAAGAAGTCGAGAAGCTCCTTGATTCCTGTCATGCCCTGATGAACTACGGCGTTGACCGCTACAAGCGCCCGCAAAAAATCTCCCTGCAGGAGGAGACGGCAAGACAGCAAAGCCGCGAGGAGTATCTGCAAAGTCAGGTTAATATGCTGTGGCGCACCCTGCCGCGTCGCGAGCGGGAAGAATCCCAGCAGGCGGCAACTCGCTACCCCTCCGAGCCGCAGGAAAATCTGCTCTACTTTATGGAGAAAAATGCCCCCCTGCTGGAGTCATGGCAGCGCGAGGTGCTGCGTATCGTGCGTAAAGTCAGCCAGTATTTCTACCCGCAGAAGCAGACTCAGGTGATGAATGAGGGCTGGGCAACGTTTTGGCACTACACCATCCTTAACCATCTTTACGATGAAGGTAAGGTATCAGAACGCTTCATGCTGGAGTTTTTGCATAGCCATACCAACGTCATTTACCAGCCCCCCTACAACAGCCAGTGGTATAACGGCATTAACCCCTACGCGCTGGGGTTCGCAATGTTCCAGGATATTAAGCGTATCTGTCAGGAGCCAACGGAGGAAGATCGCTACTGGTTCCCGGATATTGCCGGCAGCGACTGGCTGGAAACCCTGCATTTTGCCATGCGTGAATTTAAAGACGAGAGTTTTATCAGCCAGTTCCTGTCACCGAAGGTGATGCGCGACTTCCGTTTGTTCACGGTAATGGATGACGATCGTAACAATTTCCTGGAGATCGCCGCCATTCATGATGAAGCGGGTTATCGGGCCATTCGTCAGCAGCTGTCAGCACAGTATAATCTGAGTAATCTGGAGCCGAATATTCAGGTGTATGACGTTAACCTGCGCGGCGACCGCTCCCTGACGCTGCGCTATGTGCCGCACAGCCGCGCGCCGCTGGATAAAAGCCGTCGCGAGGTGCTTAAGCACGTGCACCGTCTTTGGGGCTTTGATATTCATCTCGAGCAGCAGAACGACGACGGCAGCACTGAAATTCTCGATCGCTGCCCGCCGCGCACTTCCCCGCTTTAA
- the fadR gene encoding fatty acid metabolism transcriptional regulator FadR, producing the protein MVIKAQSPAGFAEEYIIESIWNSRFPPGSILPAERELSELIGVTRTTLREVLQRLARDGWLTIQHGKPTRVNNFWETSGLSILETLARLDHDSVPQLIDNLLAVRTNISSIFILRAIRTYPDKALEVLETARGVDDRAEAYTDLDYSIFRGLAFASGNPIYGLILNGLKGLYTRVGRHYFSNPEARKLAQDFYQKLNVICQQQQYDIIVDTVRDYGRRSGEIWHNMQTSMPTDLPPQRR; encoded by the coding sequence ATGGTCATTAAGGCGCAGAGCCCTGCCGGTTTCGCTGAAGAATATATTATTGAAAGCATCTGGAATAGTCGCTTTCCGCCTGGCTCAATTCTGCCGGCGGAAAGAGAGCTTTCGGAACTGATTGGCGTCACCCGTACGACATTACGGGAAGTGTTACAGCGACTTGCCCGCGATGGTTGGCTGACCATTCAGCATGGCAAACCGACCCGGGTGAACAATTTCTGGGAAACGTCCGGCTTAAGCATTCTTGAAACGCTGGCACGTCTGGATCACGACAGCGTTCCACAGCTGATAGATAACCTGCTGGCGGTGCGTACCAATATCTCCTCGATATTTATTCTTCGCGCGATTCGTACCTATCCGGATAAAGCTCTGGAGGTGCTGGAAACGGCCAGGGGCGTGGATGATAGAGCCGAAGCCTATACCGATCTTGATTACAGCATCTTCCGTGGTCTGGCCTTCGCCTCTGGCAATCCTATCTATGGGTTGATCCTGAACGGTCTGAAAGGGCTGTATACCCGCGTCGGGCGTCACTATTTTTCTAATCCTGAAGCGCGTAAGCTGGCCCAGGATTTCTACCAGAAGCTGAACGTTATCTGCCAGCAGCAGCAGTACGATATTATTGTGGATACCGTGCGCGACTATGGCCGCCGCAGCGGTGAGATTTGGCATAACATGCAGACCAGCATGCCGACGGATCTCCCCCCACAGCGTCGGTAA
- the dsbB gene encoding disulfide bond formation protein DsbB produces the protein MLRYLNSCSRGRGAWLLMAFIAFALEMVALYFQHVMMLKPCVMCIYERCALFGIMAAGLVGAIAPATPLRLAAIAIWIYSAWEGVRLAWEHTMIQLHPNPFVTCDFAARFPQWLPLDKILPSVFVASGDCSQNQWALLTLGMPQWLIGIFAAFLLVGILVLVGQPLKPKRRDLFSR, from the coding sequence ATGTTGAGATATTTGAATAGCTGCTCCCGCGGGCGCGGCGCCTGGCTTTTGATGGCCTTTATTGCTTTTGCTCTGGAAATGGTCGCACTCTATTTTCAGCACGTCATGATGCTGAAACCGTGCGTTATGTGCATTTATGAACGCTGCGCCCTTTTCGGGATAATGGCGGCAGGACTTGTCGGCGCCATCGCGCCAGCAACGCCGCTGCGTCTGGCAGCGATCGCTATCTGGATTTACAGCGCCTGGGAGGGCGTCCGTCTGGCCTGGGAACATACGATGATTCAGCTTCATCCCAATCCGTTTGTGACCTGTGATTTTGCCGCCCGCTTTCCACAGTGGCTGCCGCTGGACAAAATCCTGCCCTCCGTTTTTGTGGCCAGCGGTGACTGTTCGCAGAATCAGTGGGCCCTGCTTACGCTTGGGATGCCGCAGTGGCTGATTGGGATTTTTGCGGCCTTTCTGCTGGTCGGTATTCTCGTGCTGGTGGGTCAGCCGTTAAAACCGAAAAGACGGGATCTGTTTTCTCGCTAG
- the aroD gene encoding type I 3-dehydroquinate dehydratase, with the protein MIQRREFLGASGAMLALSLITPSAARSQPTGQPLPAAKDKPPQLTLRDITIGQGSPKVIVPTTASHPADVLTFVDKVASSQDFHVLELRLDMLENALDANAMAALTHQVRDRLGNKLLLLTFRTQDEGGKKAVSDEQYVQLYQQLLAEGTADLIDVEMYRDRTKTDPLIALAHERGVKVILSNHELKSTPAKEEIVSRLREQQARGADILKLAAMPADPGDVLTLLTATWEMHQHYAQRPVLTMSMGDLGVLTRMSGELTGSALTFAMVGEASASGQVALEDLSSVLGIVHKSMGS; encoded by the coding sequence GTGATTCAACGCAGAGAATTCCTCGGCGCCAGCGGTGCCATGCTCGCCCTATCCCTGATAACGCCCTCTGCGGCCCGGAGTCAGCCCACCGGGCAGCCATTGCCTGCTGCGAAAGATAAGCCGCCACAGCTCACGCTCCGTGACATCACCATCGGACAGGGCAGTCCGAAAGTTATCGTGCCGACCACTGCCAGCCACCCGGCGGATGTTCTGACCTTTGTCGATAAAGTCGCATCCAGCCAGGATTTTCACGTGCTGGAACTCCGTCTGGATATGCTGGAGAACGCACTGGATGCGAACGCCATGGCCGCGCTAACGCACCAGGTACGCGACCGGCTCGGGAATAAGCTGCTGCTGCTGACGTTTCGTACCCAGGACGAAGGCGGCAAAAAAGCGGTCAGCGACGAGCAGTACGTACAGCTGTATCAACAGCTGCTGGCCGAAGGCACTGCTGACCTGATTGACGTTGAAATGTATCGCGATCGGACAAAAACCGATCCGCTAATCGCCCTGGCTCACGAGCGGGGGGTTAAGGTGATATTGTCTAACCATGAGCTAAAGTCCACTCCGGCGAAAGAGGAGATCGTCTCACGGCTGCGCGAACAGCAGGCGCGCGGGGCGGATATCCTCAAGCTGGCTGCGATGCCTGCCGACCCGGGAGATGTCCTGACGCTGCTAACGGCAACCTGGGAGATGCATCAGCATTACGCCCAGCGTCCGGTTCTGACGATGTCTATGGGCGACCTGGGTGTACTGACGCGGATGAGCGGAGAGCTGACCGGATCGGCGCTGACGTTCGCCATGGTCGGTGAAGCCTCTGCATCCGGTCAGGTTGCTCTGGAGGATTTAAGCAGCGTGCTGGGGATCGTGCATAAAAGCATGGGTTCCTGA